A genome region from Sphingorhabdus sp. SMR4y includes the following:
- the rpoB gene encoding DNA-directed RNA polymerase subunit beta encodes MATQAASVKTTAPTPTRKKRIRKIFGDIHEVIEMPNLIEVQRESYEQFLRSDPSIGYVSGLEKTLRSVFPIRDFAGTAEMDFVNYQLEDPKYNVDECRQRGITYAAPMKVTLRLIVFEVDPETEARSVLDIKEQDVYMGDMPLMTKNGTFVINGTERVIVSQMHRSPGVLFDHDRGKTHSSGKFLFAARVIPYRGSWLDFEFDAKDIVNVRIDRKRKLPVTALLRSLGDAILEVKEKKPDFKVGEMVRVSGMKQPAEILEIDGSLITIREPMGAIEFNGGKIEDEGRTKSAEIVKIVKQGYSEEDILNLFYDRIVYKRAKDGWTIPFVAEQWRGIKPTFDIVDAQSGEVVFEAGTKITPRAAKKAESDGMTNIVIPTEEIFGRYSAFDLINEKTGEIYIEAGDEVTAENLEKIDNAGIDALELLDIDHVTTGPWIRNTLKVDKAEDRDGALSDIYRVMRPGEPPTRETAEALFEGLFFDPERYDLSAVGRVKLNMRLELDAPADYTILRKEDILAVVKTLVDLKDGKGEVDDIDNLGNRRVRSVGELLENQYRVGLLRMERAVKERMSSVDVSTVMPNDLINAKPAVATVREFFGSSQLSQFMDQTNPLSEVTHKRRVSALGPGGLTRERAGFEVRDVHPTHYGRICPIETPEGPNIGLINSLASFSRVNQYGFIETPYRKVVDNKVTNDVVYLSAMEEQKHTVAQANAELNEDGSFVEEIVSSRQAGEFLMAPRDIITLMDVSPKQLVSVAASLIPFLENDDANRALMGSNMQRQAVPLVKAEAPFVGTGMEETVARDSGAAIAARRAGIVDQVDATRIVIRASGAVEAGKSGVDIYTLQKFQRSNQNTCINQRPLVKVGEIVQQGDTIADGPSTDMGELALGKNSLVAFMPWNGYNYEDSILISERIVKDDVFTSIHIEEFEVMARDTKLGPEDITRDIPNVGEEALRNLDEAGIVYIGAEIEPGDILVGKITPKGESPMTPEEKLLRAIFGEKASDVRDTSLRLPPGVAGTVVEVRVFNRHGIDKDERALAIEREEIGRFTKDRDDERAILNRATFNTLKDMLIGQTATSAPKPMKKGATITEESLSELEQVDWWKIAVKDDQVQADFEATRQQYDEAIKRINERFEDRREKLERGDELAPGVLKMVKVFVAVKRKLQPGDKMAGRHGNKGVISRILPQEDMPFLEDGTPVDIVLNPLGVPSRMNVGQIFETHLGWAARGLGQQVTEALEEWKLANPDPQAASPPDAVKERLKVIYGEQYHEDIDSRDTADIVEMVGHLRHGVPMGTPVFDGAHEGDISDMLELAGLDRSGQVDLYDGRTGDKFDRKVTVGYIYMLKLHHLVDDKIHARSIGPYSLVTQQPLGGKAQFGGQRFGEMEVWALQAYGAAYTLQEMLTVKSDDVIGRTKVYEAIVKGDDTFEAGVPESFNVLVKEMRSLGLNVQLSSFGDEDEDGDDDDDGIAIAAE; translated from the coding sequence ATGGCTACCCAAGCAGCTTCGGTCAAAACGACGGCTCCGACCCCCACCCGCAAGAAACGCATTCGCAAAATTTTCGGTGACATTCACGAAGTCATCGAAATGCCGAATCTCATCGAGGTTCAGCGCGAATCATATGAGCAGTTTCTGCGTTCGGATCCATCGATCGGATATGTATCCGGCCTCGAAAAAACGCTGCGCAGCGTTTTCCCGATCCGCGATTTTGCCGGTACCGCCGAAATGGACTTCGTCAACTATCAGCTCGAAGATCCGAAATATAATGTCGACGAATGCCGTCAGCGGGGCATCACCTACGCCGCTCCGATGAAGGTCACGCTGCGCCTGATCGTGTTCGAGGTCGATCCCGAAACGGAAGCACGCTCGGTTCTCGATATCAAGGAGCAGGACGTTTATATGGGCGACATGCCTTTGATGACCAAGAACGGCACGTTCGTCATCAACGGCACAGAGCGCGTTATTGTCAGCCAGATGCACCGTTCGCCCGGCGTATTGTTTGACCATGACCGCGGCAAGACCCACTCGTCCGGCAAATTCCTCTTCGCCGCCCGTGTCATTCCGTACCGCGGCAGCTGGCTCGACTTTGAATTTGACGCCAAGGACATCGTCAACGTCCGTATCGACCGCAAGCGCAAGCTGCCGGTGACCGCATTGCTGCGTTCGCTGGGGGACGCAATTCTGGAAGTCAAGGAAAAGAAGCCTGATTTCAAGGTCGGCGAGATGGTTCGTGTCAGCGGCATGAAGCAGCCGGCTGAAATTCTGGAAATCGACGGCAGCCTGATCACCATCCGCGAACCGATGGGCGCGATCGAATTTAACGGCGGCAAGATCGAAGACGAAGGCCGCACCAAGAGCGCCGAAATCGTCAAAATCGTCAAGCAGGGCTATTCGGAAGAAGACATCCTGAACCTGTTCTACGACCGGATCGTTTACAAGCGCGCCAAAGATGGCTGGACCATTCCTTTCGTCGCCGAACAATGGCGCGGCATCAAGCCGACCTTTGACATCGTCGACGCGCAAAGCGGCGAAGTCGTTTTCGAAGCGGGCACAAAGATCACCCCGCGCGCCGCCAAGAAGGCCGAATCCGATGGCATGACGAATATCGTCATCCCGACCGAGGAGATTTTCGGTCGCTACAGCGCCTTTGACCTGATCAACGAGAAAACCGGTGAGATCTATATCGAGGCCGGCGACGAAGTAACCGCCGAAAATCTCGAGAAGATCGACAATGCCGGCATCGACGCGCTCGAGCTGCTCGACATCGATCACGTCACCACCGGTCCATGGATCCGCAACACGCTGAAGGTCGACAAGGCCGAAGACCGTGATGGCGCCCTGTCCGACATCTACCGCGTCATGCGCCCTGGCGAACCGCCAACGCGCGAAACCGCCGAAGCCCTGTTCGAAGGTCTGTTCTTCGATCCGGAGCGCTACGACCTTTCCGCCGTGGGCCGTGTCAAACTCAACATGCGTCTCGAACTGGATGCGCCTGCTGACTATACCATCCTGCGCAAGGAAGACATTCTCGCGGTCGTCAAAACCCTGGTCGATCTGAAAGACGGCAAGGGCGAAGTCGACGATATCGATAACCTCGGCAACCGTCGTGTCCGTTCGGTTGGCGAGCTGCTGGAAAACCAGTATCGCGTTGGCCTGCTCCGCATGGAGCGCGCGGTCAAGGAACGGATGAGCAGCGTCGATGTATCCACCGTGATGCCGAACGACCTGATCAACGCCAAACCTGCAGTTGCAACGGTTCGCGAATTCTTCGGCTCGTCGCAGCTGTCGCAGTTCATGGACCAGACCAACCCGCTTTCGGAAGTCACCCATAAACGCCGTGTTTCGGCCTTGGGCCCCGGTGGTCTGACCCGTGAACGCGCCGGCTTTGAAGTCCGCGACGTTCACCCGACCCATTATGGCCGTATCTGCCCGATTGAAACGCCGGAAGGCCCGAACATCGGTCTGATCAACTCGCTGGCATCGTTCAGCCGCGTCAACCAGTACGGCTTCATCGAGACGCCATATCGGAAAGTCGTCGACAACAAGGTTACCAATGACGTTGTCTATCTTTCCGCAATGGAGGAGCAGAAGCACACGGTCGCACAGGCAAACGCCGAGCTCAATGAAGACGGCAGCTTTGTCGAGGAAATCGTCTCCTCGCGTCAGGCTGGCGAATTCCTGATGGCGCCGCGCGACATCATCACGCTGATGGACGTCAGCCCGAAACAGCTGGTTTCGGTCGCGGCATCGCTCATTCCGTTTCTGGAAAACGATGACGCCAACCGCGCGCTCATGGGATCGAACATGCAACGTCAGGCCGTGCCTCTGGTAAAGGCGGAAGCGCCGTTTGTCGGCACAGGCATGGAAGAAACCGTGGCTCGCGACTCCGGCGCTGCCATCGCTGCCCGCCGCGCCGGCATCGTCGATCAGGTGGACGCCACCCGTATCGTCATCCGCGCATCGGGCGCAGTCGAAGCCGGCAAGTCCGGTGTCGACATCTACACGCTGCAGAAATTCCAGCGGTCCAACCAGAACACCTGCATCAACCAGCGTCCGCTGGTGAAAGTTGGCGAAATCGTCCAGCAGGGCGACACGATTGCCGACGGTCCGTCGACCGATATGGGCGAACTGGCACTCGGCAAGAACAGCCTCGTCGCCTTCATGCCCTGGAATGGCTACAACTACGAGGATAGTATCCTGATCTCCGAGCGGATCGTGAAAGACGACGTCTTCACCTCGATCCACATCGAAGAATTTGAGGTCATGGCCCGCGACACCAAGCTGGGGCCCGAAGACATCACCCGCGACATCCCGAACGTCGGCGAGGAGGCCCTGCGCAACCTCGACGAAGCAGGCATTGTCTACATCGGTGCGGAAATCGAACCTGGCGATATTCTCGTCGGCAAGATCACACCGAAGGGCGAATCGCCAATGACGCCGGAAGAAAAGCTTCTGCGCGCGATCTTTGGTGAAAAAGCTTCCGACGTTCGTGATACATCCCTGCGTCTGCCACCCGGCGTTGCCGGCACGGTGGTCGAAGTCCGCGTCTTCAACCGCCACGGCATCGACAAGGACGAGCGCGCGCTGGCGATCGAACGCGAGGAGATTGGCCGCTTTACCAAGGATCGTGACGACGAACGCGCCATCCTCAACCGCGCAACCTTCAACACGCTGAAAGACATGCTGATCGGCCAGACCGCGACCTCCGCGCCCAAGCCGATGAAGAAAGGTGCCACGATCACCGAGGAAAGCCTGTCCGAACTGGAACAGGTCGACTGGTGGAAAATTGCCGTCAAGGACGATCAGGTCCAGGCCGATTTCGAAGCCACTCGCCAGCAATATGACGAAGCGATCAAGCGGATCAACGAACGGTTCGAGGACCGTCGTGAGAAGCTGGAGCGCGGTGATGAACTGGCGCCGGGCGTCCTGAAAATGGTCAAGGTCTTTGTCGCGGTGAAGCGCAAGCTGCAGCCGGGCGACAAAATGGCCGGCCGTCACGGCAACAAGGGCGTTATCTCCCGCATTCTGCCACAGGAAGACATGCCGTTCCTCGAGGACGGCACCCCGGTTGACATCGTGCTCAACCCCTTGGGTGTGCCATCGCGAATGAACGTCGGACAGATTTTCGAAACCCATCTGGGCTGGGCCGCACGTGGTCTGGGTCAGCAGGTTACCGAAGCGCTGGAAGAATGGAAGCTGGCCAACCCCGATCCGCAGGCAGCATCACCGCCGGATGCAGTCAAGGAACGGCTGAAGGTGATCTACGGTGAGCAGTATCACGAGGATATCGACAGCCGTGACACGGCCGACATCGTCGAAATGGTCGGCCATCTGCGCCATGGTGTCCCGATGGGAACGCCGGTGTTTGATGGTGCCCATGAAGGCGATATTTCCGACATGCTGGAACTGGCAGGTCTGGATCGCAGCGGCCAGGTCGATCTTTACGATGGCCGGACCGGCGACAAGTTCGACCGCAAGGTGACCGTGGGCTATATCTACATGCTCAAATTGCACCATCTGGTCGACGACAAGATCCACGCCCGTTCGATCGGGCCTTACAGCCTTGTCACGCAGCAGCCACTGGGCGGTAAAGCACAATTCGGCGGACAGCGTTTCGGCGAAATGGAAGTCTGGGCATTGCAGGCCTACGGCGCGGCTTACACGTTGCAGGAAATGCTGACGGTCAAGTCGGACGATGTGATCGGCCGGACCAAGGTTTACGAAGCAATCGTCAAGGGCGACGATACATTCGAAGCCGGCGTTCCGGAAAGCTTCAATGTTCTGGTCAAGGAAATGCGGTCACTCGGCCTCAACGTCCAGCTCTCCAGCTTCGGTGACGAAGATGAAGACGGCGACGATGATGACGACGGCATTGCGATAGCGGCGGAGTGA
- the rpoC gene encoding DNA-directed RNA polymerase subunit beta', with protein MNQVTNFANPIAKPETFDQIQIGLASPERIRSWSFGEIKKPETINYRTFKPERDGLFCARIFGPVKDYECLCGKYKRMKYKGIVCEKCGVEVTVTKVRRERMGHIDLAAPVAHIWFLKSLPSRIGLLLDMQLKQLERVLYFESYVVIEPGLTALEKFQLLTEDEMLEAQDEYGEDAFSAGIGAEAVKIMLQDLDLKQERDDLMEELRTTKSTLKPKKIIKRLKVVESFIDSGNKPEWMILEIIPVIPPELRPLVPLDGGRFATSDLNDLYRRVINRNNRLKRLMELRAPDIIVRNEKRMLQESVDALFDNGRRGRTITGANKRPLKSLSDMLKGKQGRFRQNLLGKRVDYSGRSVIVTGPELKLHQCGLPKKMALELFKPFIYARLDAKGLSMTLKQAKKWVEKERKEVWDILEEVIREHPVMLNRAPTLHRLGIQAFEPVLIEGKAIQLHPLVCSAFNADFDGDQMAVHVPLSLEAQLEARVLMMSTNNILSPANGKPIIVPSQDMVLGIYYLTMDRKGEPGEGMMLADMAEVHQALEIGAVTLHSKITTRVPQTDEDGNPILKRFETTPGRLLIAECLPKSHLVPFDIVNRLLTKKEVGDVIDQVYRHTGQKDTVLFADAIMGLGFRHACRAGISFGKDDMIIPDSKDATVEETRALVADYEQQYQDGLITQQEKYNKVIDAWSRCGDTVANAMMDELAATPEDEHGREREINAIYMMSHSGARGSPAQMKQLGGMRGLMAKPSGEIIETPIISNFKEGLTVLEYFNSTHGARKGLADTALKTANSGYLTRRLVDVSQDCTIVEEDCGTENALEMKAIVQGGSVIASLGERILGRTMAEDIIDSKDDSVVIKAGTLLDEAAILVIEELGIQSARIRSPLVCESKMGVCGTCYGRDLARGTPVNIGEAVGVIAAQSIGEPGTQLTMRTFHIGGAAQLNEQSNLEAVAEGTVQYRDMPVIEDKNGRFLSLARSGEIAVIDNDGRERSADKLPYGTSVLVKDGQKVKLGDRLAEWDPFTMPMITEKPGVIKFQDVIEGKTMTEQTDEATGIAQRVITEYRASGRGANKEDLRPRLTLLDENSGETGRYMLANGATLSVEDGAKVAAGDVLARVSREAAKTRDITGGLPRVAELFEARIPKDNSIIAKIDGRIEFVRDYKAKRKIAIVPEEGEPVEYLVPKTKVIDVQEGDLVKKGDNLVSGSPDPHDILEVLGVEALAEYLVSEIQEVYRLQGVKINDKHIETIVRQMLQKVEITNGGDTTLLPGEQVDLEEMLEYNAKLTKKQVPAEGKPVLLGITKASLQTRSFISAASFQETTRVLTQAAVEGKKDQLIGLKENVIVGRLIPAGTGAGMNRARIAATSRDAALRAQQQKMLDAMQAAADLKAEEVASAAAAAAAEAEPTAEDVFGETPVEESLIAADSAEEQHEAELAQGDEAATGDSHMAKTMGDGIEAGDTEAAQANEDKDDE; from the coding sequence ATGAACCAAGTAACAAATTTTGCAAATCCGATCGCAAAGCCGGAAACTTTTGACCAGATCCAGATTGGCCTGGCCTCGCCGGAGCGTATTCGCAGCTGGTCCTTTGGTGAAATCAAGAAGCCGGAAACCATCAACTACCGGACCTTCAAGCCGGAACGCGATGGCCTGTTCTGCGCCCGCATCTTCGGTCCGGTAAAGGATTACGAATGCCTGTGCGGCAAGTACAAGCGCATGAAATACAAGGGCATCGTCTGCGAAAAATGCGGTGTCGAAGTCACGGTAACCAAGGTTCGCCGGGAACGCATGGGTCATATCGACCTTGCCGCTCCCGTTGCCCATATCTGGTTCCTGAAATCGCTGCCATCGCGCATCGGCCTGCTGCTCGACATGCAGCTCAAACAGCTCGAGCGCGTGCTCTATTTCGAAAGCTATGTGGTTATCGAACCCGGTTTGACGGCTCTGGAAAAATTCCAGCTGCTGACCGAAGACGAAATGCTGGAAGCACAGGATGAATATGGAGAAGACGCTTTCTCCGCCGGCATCGGTGCAGAAGCGGTCAAGATCATGCTGCAGGACCTCGACCTGAAGCAGGAACGTGACGATCTGATGGAAGAGCTGCGGACGACCAAGTCTACTCTGAAGCCCAAGAAGATCATCAAGCGCCTGAAAGTGGTCGAAAGCTTCATCGATTCCGGGAACAAGCCGGAATGGATGATTCTGGAAATCATTCCTGTGATCCCACCCGAGCTGCGCCCGCTGGTGCCTCTCGATGGCGGCCGTTTCGCGACTTCCGATCTCAACGACCTCTATCGTCGCGTGATCAACCGGAACAACCGTCTGAAGCGCCTGATGGAATTGCGCGCTCCCGACATCATCGTCCGCAACGAGAAGCGCATGCTTCAGGAATCGGTCGATGCGCTGTTTGACAACGGCCGTCGCGGCCGGACCATCACCGGTGCCAACAAGCGTCCGCTGAAATCGCTGTCCGACATGCTCAAGGGCAAACAGGGCCGTTTCCGGCAGAACCTGCTCGGAAAACGCGTCGACTATTCCGGCCGTTCGGTTATCGTGACCGGTCCCGAGCTGAAATTGCACCAGTGCGGCCTGCCGAAGAAAATGGCTCTCGAGCTGTTCAAGCCGTTTATCTATGCGCGCCTGGACGCCAAGGGCCTTTCGATGACGCTCAAGCAGGCCAAGAAATGGGTCGAAAAAGAGCGCAAGGAAGTCTGGGACATTCTGGAAGAAGTGATCCGCGAGCATCCTGTGATGCTGAACCGCGCACCCACGCTTCACCGTCTCGGCATCCAGGCCTTTGAACCGGTACTGATCGAAGGCAAGGCCATCCAGCTTCACCCGCTGGTCTGCTCCGCCTTCAACGCCGACTTTGACGGTGACCAAATGGCAGTCCACGTTCCCCTGAGCCTCGAGGCGCAGCTGGAAGCCCGCGTCCTGATGATGTCGACCAACAACATCCTCTCGCCAGCAAACGGCAAGCCGATCATCGTTCCGTCGCAGGATATGGTTCTGGGTATCTATTATCTGACAATGGATCGCAAAGGCGAGCCGGGCGAAGGCATGATGCTGGCCGACATGGCCGAAGTGCATCAGGCTCTCGAAATCGGCGCCGTGACCTTGCACTCCAAGATCACCACCCGGGTTCCTCAGACCGACGAAGATGGTAACCCCATTCTCAAGCGTTTCGAAACCACGCCTGGTCGCTTGCTGATCGCCGAATGTCTGCCGAAATCGCACCTGGTTCCGTTCGACATCGTCAACCGCCTGCTGACCAAGAAAGAGGTCGGCGACGTGATTGACCAGGTCTATCGTCACACCGGTCAGAAGGACACGGTCCTGTTCGCCGATGCGATCATGGGTCTTGGCTTCCGTCACGCATGCCGTGCCGGTATTTCCTTCGGCAAGGATGACATGATCATCCCGGATTCCAAGGATGCCACGGTTGAAGAAACCCGCGCCCTGGTCGCCGACTATGAACAGCAGTATCAGGACGGCCTGATCACGCAGCAGGAAAAATACAACAAGGTGATCGACGCCTGGTCCCGCTGTGGTGACACGGTTGCGAACGCGATGATGGACGAGCTGGCCGCGACGCCAGAGGACGAACATGGCCGCGAGCGCGAGATCAACGCGATCTACATGATGAGCCACTCCGGCGCCCGTGGTTCGCCAGCCCAGATGAAGCAGCTGGGCGGCATGCGCGGCCTGATGGCGAAACCTTCCGGCGAGATTATTGAAACACCGATTATCTCGAACTTTAAGGAAGGCCTGACGGTTCTGGAATATTTCAACTCCACCCACGGTGCCCGTAAGGGTCTCGCGGATACGGCGTTGAAAACGGCGAACTCGGGTTATCTGACCCGTCGTCTGGTCGACGTTTCCCAGGATTGCACGATCGTCGAGGAAGATTGCGGCACCGAAAATGCACTGGAGATGAAAGCCATCGTCCAGGGCGGTTCGGTTATCGCATCGCTGGGCGAACGTATTCTCGGCCGGACCATGGCTGAAGATATTATCGACAGCAAAGACGATAGCGTTGTGATCAAGGCCGGCACCCTGCTCGACGAAGCCGCCATATTGGTGATCGAGGAGCTCGGCATCCAGTCCGCGCGCATTCGCTCGCCGCTGGTCTGTGAATCGAAAATGGGTGTCTGCGGTACCTGCTACGGTCGTGATCTCGCCCGCGGTACTCCGGTGAATATCGGTGAAGCGGTTGGCGTTATCGCAGCCCAGTCGATCGGCGAACCGGGCACGCAGCTGACGATGCGGACATTCCACATCGGCGGCGCGGCACAGCTCAACGAGCAGTCCAATCTGGAAGCCGTTGCCGAAGGTACGGTCCAGTATCGTGACATGCCGGTGATCGAGGACAAGAACGGACGCTTCCTGTCGCTTGCCCGCTCGGGTGAAATCGCCGTGATCGACAACGACGGTCGCGAACGGTCTGCCGACAAGCTGCCCTATGGTACCAGCGTGCTGGTCAAGGACGGCCAGAAGGTGAAACTGGGCGATCGGCTGGCAGAATGGGATCCATTCACCATGCCGATGATCACCGAGAAACCCGGTGTGATCAAGTTCCAGGACGTCATCGAAGGCAAGACGATGACCGAGCAGACCGACGAAGCCACCGGTATCGCGCAGCGCGTGATCACCGAATATCGGGCTTCTGGTCGCGGCGCGAACAAGGAAGACCTCCGTCCGCGTCTGACTCTGCTGGACGAGAACAGCGGCGAAACCGGTCGCTACATGCTCGCCAATGGTGCAACCCTGTCGGTCGAAGACGGCGCCAAGGTTGCTGCCGGTGACGTACTGGCCCGTGTCTCTCGCGAAGCTGCGAAGACCCGTGACATTACCGGTGGTTTGCCACGGGTTGCCGAACTGTTCGAAGCGCGCATTCCGAAGGACAATTCGATCATCGCGAAGATCGATGGACGGATTGAATTCGTTCGCGATTATAAAGCGAAACGGAAGATCGCGATTGTTCCGGAAGAAGGCGAACCGGTCGAATATCTGGTGCCGAAGACGAAGGTCATCGACGTTCAGGAAGGCGATCTCGTCAAGAAGGGTGACAATCTGGTCTCCGGTTCTCCGGATCCGCATGACATTCTGGAAGTCCTCGGGGTCGAGGCTCTGGCCGAGTATCTCGTTTCGGAAATCCAGGAAGTCTATCGTCTGCAGGGCGTGAAAATCAACGACAAGCATATCGAGACGATCGTTCGTCAGATGCTGCAGAAAGTTGAAATCACCAATGGTGGTGACACCACCCTGCTGCCGGGCGAACAGGTCGATCTGGAGGAAATGCTCGAGTATAACGCCAAGCTGACCAAGAAGCAGGTTCCTGCCGAAGGTAAGCCGGTTCTTCTCGGCATCACCAAAGCCAGCCTGCAGACACGCAGCTTCATCTCTGCCGCCTCGTTCCAGGAAACCACCCGGGTGCTGACCCAGGCGGCAGTCGAAGGCAAGAAGGATCAGCTGATCGGTCTCAAGGAAAATGTGATCGTTGGTCGCCTGATCCCGGCCGGTACCGGTGCTGGCATGAACCGTGCGCGCATTGCGGCCACCAGCCGTGACGCGGCCCTGCGAGCGCAGCAGCAGAAAATGCTGGATGCGATGCAGGCGGCAGCCGACCTGAAGGCGGAAGAAGTAGCCAGCGCCGCTGCAGCTGCAGCTGCCGAGGCCGAGCCCACAGCCGAAGATGTGTTCGGTGAAACACCGGTCGAGGAAAGCTTGATCGCTGCGGATAGTGCCGAAGAACAGCACGAAGCCGAACTGGCGCAAGGTGATGAAGCCGCAACCGGTGACTCGCACATGGCGAAAACCATGGGCGACGGCATCGAAGCTGGAGACACCGAGGCTGCTCAGGCCAACGAGGACAAAGACGACGAATAG
- a CDS encoding mannan-binding lectin — translation MYLLNKAVAMGLTVAALGPTSLAFSDAALAQRQQQGVNGYNVSEVQFNGGFFRKTGRGQWTEYGADGRARFTFDETGRDDWSVYLDDPSRNVQLQIDIHRKWIRLGDNGGPKRDFYRIDSAYRNDARVRSPSPVARAVTNGHNVQQVFFSGGSFKQTGPERWTEYNDRGRATFRFIETGRDQWSVYLEDRSRNVQLQLDLHRKWVGYGQNGGAKSDLYRITSTSRQRTVFRPTPRPRPRPAPPAVSRTRDVNAGPIWNQQDARTKCPAVAASQGGEWTGQWRTTIQGKMSVCEIRY, via the coding sequence ATGTATTTATTGAACAAAGCGGTGGCAATGGGCCTGACCGTTGCCGCGCTGGGACCGACATCACTGGCCTTTTCCGATGCAGCGCTTGCCCAGAGGCAGCAACAGGGTGTGAACGGATATAATGTCTCGGAGGTGCAGTTTAATGGCGGATTTTTCCGCAAAACCGGCAGGGGGCAATGGACAGAATATGGCGCGGACGGTCGTGCGAGATTCACATTCGACGAGACCGGTCGGGATGACTGGTCGGTCTATCTTGACGATCCGTCGCGCAATGTGCAGTTGCAAATAGATATCCACCGCAAATGGATCCGGCTGGGCGACAATGGCGGACCGAAGCGTGACTTCTACCGGATCGACAGCGCCTATCGCAATGATGCCCGGGTGCGGTCACCTTCTCCGGTAGCGCGAGCCGTGACCAATGGTCACAATGTCCAACAGGTGTTCTTTTCCGGCGGCAGCTTCAAGCAGACCGGGCCGGAGCGGTGGACCGAATATAATGACCGGGGACGGGCTACATTCCGCTTCATCGAAACCGGGCGTGACCAGTGGTCGGTCTATCTGGAGGACCGTTCACGCAACGTCCAATTGCAACTGGACCTGCATCGCAAATGGGTTGGCTATGGCCAAAACGGCGGTGCCAAGTCCGATCTGTACCGGATCACGTCTACATCTCGACAAAGAACGGTATTCCGGCCAACGCCCCGGCCTCGACCGCGCCCGGCGCCACCAGCGGTCAGTCGGACCCGCGATGTGAATGCAGGCCCGATCTGGAACCAGCAGGATGCAAGAACCAAATGCCCGGCGGTCGCTGCATCGCAAGGGGGCGAATGGACCGGGCAGTGGCGGACCACGATTCAGGGCAAGATGTCGGTCTGCGAGATACGCTACTAG
- a CDS encoding FMN-dependent NADH-azoreductase has protein sequence MTQSNNILRVDASARKVGSSSRALTDAVIAKLAPDFVVTRDLTDALPFVTEDWVGANFTDEADRTEAQKSILALSDSLVDEIVAADTLVIGTPIYNFAVPAALKAWIDLIARARKTFQYTANGPEGLLTSKKAYVLIASGGTEVGSEIDFASGYLRHVLGFVGITDVTIIAADQQMMKGEAALDQALEKVASV, from the coding sequence ATGACCCAGTCCAACAATATCCTTCGTGTCGATGCCAGTGCCCGCAAAGTCGGTTCTTCATCCCGCGCGTTAACCGATGCTGTGATCGCAAAGCTGGCTCCGGATTTTGTCGTCACTCGCGATCTTACCGACGCTCTTCCCTTTGTAACCGAGGACTGGGTAGGCGCGAATTTCACCGACGAAGCCGACCGGACGGAGGCGCAAAAGTCGATATTGGCCCTGTCGGATTCGCTGGTCGATGAAATTGTTGCGGCCGATACGCTGGTCATCGGCACGCCGATCTATAATTTCGCGGTACCGGCAGCGCTGAAGGCCTGGATCGACCTGATCGCCCGCGCCCGCAAGACATTCCAATATACTGCCAATGGCCCCGAAGGCCTGCTGACGAGCAAGAAAGCCTATGTGCTGATCGCATCGGGCGGCACCGAAGTGGGCAGCGAGATTGATTTTGCCTCCGGCTATCTGCGTCATGTCCTCGGCTTTGTCGGGATCACCGACGTGACGATTATCGCGGCGGACCAGCAGATGATGAAGGGCGAAGCTGCTCTCGATCAGGCGCTGGAAAAAGTGGCATCAGTCTGA
- a CDS encoding pirin family protein: protein MIEKREFKDLAYVDHDWLQARHHFSFGKYWDPARMGFGPIRVWNDDEIRPKTGFPMHGHKDMEIITYVREGAITHRDNLGNEGRTEAGDIQVMSAGTGVMHSEYNLEDEQTRLFQIWIEPRAAGGAPRWDAKAFPKGDRAGQLEILASGFEQDIDSGALMIGADARLYGATLGGGTTIDHQIADGAHVYLVGSTGQLRVNGELVGPRDSLAIRDVPSLQIEAIDEAEFVFVEAWEPQI from the coding sequence ATGATAGAGAAACGAGAGTTCAAGGATCTGGCGTATGTCGACCACGATTGGTTGCAGGCCCGGCATCATTTTTCCTTCGGTAAATATTGGGACCCCGCCCGCATGGGCTTTGGCCCGATCCGGGTGTGGAATGATGACGAGATCCGACCGAAAACCGGTTTTCCGATGCACGGCCACAAGGATATGGAAATCATCACCTATGTCCGAGAAGGGGCCATTACCCACCGCGACAATCTCGGCAATGAAGGCCGTACCGAGGCGGGCGACATTCAGGTGATGAGCGCCGGCACTGGCGTGATGCACAGCGAATATAATCTGGAAGACGAGCAGACCCGCCTGTTCCAGATATGGATCGAACCGCGTGCTGCCGGTGGAGCGCCGCGCTGGGATGCGAAAGCTTTCCCCAAAGGCGATCGCGCCGGACAGCTGGAAATTCTGGCAAGCGGTTTCGAGCAGGATATCGATAGTGGTGCGCTGATGATCGGAGCGGATGCGCGTCTCTACGGTGCTACGCTTGGTGGCGGAACGACAATCGATCATCAGATCGCGGATGGTGCCCATGTCTATCTGGTCGGGTCCACCGGTCAGCTTCGGGTCAATGGCGAGCTGGTCGGTCCTCGCGATTCTCTGGCGATCCGGGATGTGCCGTCTCTACAGATCGAAGCCATCGATGAAGCCGAATTTGTCTTTGTCGAAGCGTGGGAGCCCCAAATTTAA